The following are encoded together in the Macadamia integrifolia cultivar HAES 741 chromosome 10, SCU_Mint_v3, whole genome shotgun sequence genome:
- the LOC122091913 gene encoding uncharacterized protein At5g19025-like, producing the protein MLHPLSSVTAMPTFSSSSSSPSQKPNKRNSSSTNPNSSTSNTLLCKHSPSATLDILILILVLFSCTFLVTSYFSYIFRSLSQILPSLLVSHSAAFRESPFPYILGFLVFFTVAVVSVEICCSYRSRKCENPGCKGLKNAMEFDLQLQTEDCLKSSSKEIDNLPCKGGSEANPDYDCLRSELRKMAPPNGRAVLLFRARCGCPVAKLEAWGPKRGRRHKKSGVNLAIDGGGEQR; encoded by the exons ATGCTCCACCCTCTCTCTTCCGTTACCGCCATGCCcaccttttcttcatcttcttcctcgcCTTCTCAGAAACCCAACAAGAGAAATTCTTCATCCACAAACCCCAATAGCTCCACCTCCAATACCCTTCTCTGTAAGCATTCCCCTTCTGCAACCCTAGACATTCTCATTCTTATTCTTGTTCTCTTCTCCTGCACATTTCTTGTTACCTCATACTTCTCTTACATCTTCCGGTCCCTCTCTCAaatccttccttctctccttgtcTCCCACTCCGCTGCTTTTCGGGAGTCCCCTTTTCCCTACATTTTAGGGTTTCTCGTGTTTTTCACTGTTGCTGTTGTTTCTGTTGAGATCTGTTGTAGTTACAGGTCTAGGAAATGTGAGAATCCTGGTTGTAAAGGTCTGAAGAATGCCATGGAGTTTGATCTTCAGTTGCAGACTGAGGATTGCTTAAAATCTTCCTCCAAGGAGATCGATAATTTGCCCTGTAAAGGTGGGTCTGAGGCGAATCCTGATTATGATTGTCTGAGGTCTGAGCTCAGAAAGATGGCACCCCCCAACGGACGGGCGGTGCTTCTGTTTCGAGCAAGGTGCGGCTGCCCCGTCGCCAAGCTGGAGGCTTGGGGCCCCAAGCGTGGTCGGAGGCACAAGAA GTCGGGGGTCAATCTGGCAATTGATGGAGGCGGGGAGCAGCGCTGA
- the LOC122091911 gene encoding probable serine/threonine-protein kinase PBL7 has translation MGIRSIVTPPPGLTVHHHHHNLDSKPQPQNPQNHHTFRAWDTPLIIVIPIIISLLLLVAVIIIIALLRRLKSNKSSSHGNPTTSSSSSSRSNNNNNNNNNNNNNNKNLSHFSPYTSVVFSASPEVKRGCLQGGSSGLLPSAKLKERGIQVFTYKALELATDGFKEANVIGSGAYGVVYRAILSDGTVAAIKMLRKEARRGERGFRTEVDLLSRFRSPYLVELLGYCADQNHRLLIFEFLPNGSLQNHIHPTGSQHQPLDWGTRLRIALDCARALEFLHEHAVPSVIHRNFKCSNVLLDHNFRARASNFGLAKMGPDKISGQISTALGSAGYMAPEYASMGKLTTKSDVYSYGVVLLELLTGRTPVDTDRPPGEHFLVTWALPRLTNRQKVIEMVDPALQRKYSKKELIQVAAIAAVCVQPEADYRPLMTDVVQSLIPLVKSLPSTTLSTSSRFCSPILSPRS, from the exons ATGGGGATTCGCTCTATTGTCACTCCTCCTCCCGGTCTTACtgtgcatcatcatcatcataacctGGACTCAAAGCCTCAACCTCAGAATCCTCAAAACCACCACACTTTTCGAGCATGGGATACCCCCCTCATCATAGTCATTCCAATTATCATCTCACTTCTCTTGCTTGTTGCTGTGATTATCATCATTGCATTGCTCCGGAGACTCAAGTCCAACAAAAGCAGTTCTCATGGCAATCCCAcaaccagcagcagcagcagcagcagaagcaacaacaacaacaacaacaacaacaacaacaacaacaacaacaagaatCTTTCCCATTTCTCTCCTTATACTTCTGTAGTCTTCAGTGCTAGCCCAG AGGTGAAGCGTGGTTGCCTTCAGGGAGGAAGTTCAGGTCTTCTACCTTCAGCAAAACTCAAAGAGAGAGGGATTCAAGTTTTCACCTACAAAGCGCTTGAATTGGCCACTGATGGTTTTAAAGAAGCGAATGTGATAGGCAGTGGAGCTTATGGAGTCGTTTACAGGGCGATCCTGAGTGATGGGACCGTGGCAGCAATCAAGATGCTCCGCAAAGAAGCCAGACGAGGGGAGCGTGGGTTCAGAACTGAG GTGGACTTACTGAGCCGGTTCCGTTCTCCCTACTTGGTGGAGTTGCTCGGCTACTGTGCTGACCAGAACCACCGGCTTCTCATCTTCGAATTCCTGCCCAATGGCAGTCTGCAAAACCACATCCATCCGACGGGAAGCCAACATCAGCCATTGGATTGGGGGACCCGATTGAGGATTGCTCTTGATTGCGCAAGAGCTCTAGAGTTCCTTCATGAGCATGCAGTACCATCTGTCATCCACCGGAACTTCAAATGCAGCAATGTCCTGTTGGATCATAACTTCAGGGCCAGAGCTTCCAATTTTGGATTGGCCAAGATGGGTCCAGACAAGATCAGCGGTCAGATATCGACAGCACTGGGGTCTGCAGGCTACATGGCACCAGA ATATGCTTCAATGGGTAAGCTAACAACAAAATCAGATGTTTACAGTTATGGCGTGGTTCTCCTAGAGCTTCTAACAGGCCGCACCCCAGTGGATACAGATCGGCCTCCTGGAGAACATTTCCTTGTCACCTGG GCTCTTCCAAGGTTGACCAACAGGCAGAAAGTCATTGAAATGGTCGATCCAGCTCTACAAAGGAAGTATTCAAAGAAGGAACTGATTCAG GTAGCTGCAATTGCTGCTGTGTGTGTGCAACCAGAAGCTGATTACCGACCTCTAATGACTGACGTTGTGCAGTCTCTAATTCCACTGGTCAAGAGCCTCCCTTCTACTACTCTCTCAACCTCTTCCAGATTTTGCAGTCCAATATTAAGCCCCAGGTCTTAA
- the LOC122092219 gene encoding pentatricopeptide repeat-containing protein At5g66520-like, whose translation MGFKSNACGQSLTAIFHICKSMAEFKQAHARLVVRGLPHPPSSLRPVISFSALNPSGDIDYALLLILQAPAPTIFLFNTVIRGLARARRPDSLCSSVFLLKRMAEFDLPANNFTFTFLFQACAKVGSASSDLGRQFHSLVIKKSFGIDAFVRNSMIQFYSVCERLQDVQVVFDEMGELDVVSWNSLISAYIRNGEISVALDVFEKMPERNEVSWNSLIGGLVRFGYLDDAHRLFTHMPKRNLVSWVVMISGYAQHRQPMQALVLFWEMQLLNQEPNAAVLVSVLSACSQLGAQDHGVWIHSYIRRNHTNFDSIISAALIDMYAKCGNISLAMQVFHSSRENDVSVYTAAISGLALNGQTEQALFFFEQMKSEGITPDSISFTAVLCACSHMGLVEKGFHYFNSMLDVHRIKPDLDHYACMVDLLGRAGLLEEAERFIACMPINPDHVIWGALLGACRIHGNIEMGQRVGSFLIESDRDHDGRYILLSNIYAESGKGDDAEEVMRTMRKRRIKRVPGSSLIEVDGVVHEFVAGDRSHDKTEEIYLMWEDMAREIKKVGYSVGTKGVTFDVEEEEKEAIIGYHSEKLALAFGFLCTEPGSLLRIVKNIRICRDCHSAIKHISKVFKRKIAVRDRKRFHHFEGGSCSCMDYW comes from the coding sequence ATGGGTTTCAAATCTAATGCCTGTGGCCAATCCTTAACGGCCATATTCCATATATGTAAATCCATGGCAGAATTCAAACAAGCCCACGCCAGGCTTGTCGTGAGGGGTCTGCCCCATCCTCCATCATCCTTACGACCCGTCATCTCCTTCTCCGCTCTTAACCCATCTGGCGATATAGATTACGCccttcttctcattcttcaAGCCCCAGCGCCAACCATCTTCCTCTTCAACACTGTTATCCGGGGTCTCGCGCGTGCCCGTCGTCCTGATTCTCTCTGTAGTTCTGTATTCCTACTAAAACGGATGGCTGAATTCGATCTTCCTGCTAATAACTTTacctttactttcctcttcCAAGCTTGCGCCAAAGTGGGCTCCGCCTCCTCCGACTTGGGTCGGCAGTTCCATTCACTGGTAATCAAGAAGTCTTTTGGAATTGACGCGTTCGTCCGCAATTCGATGATCCAGTTCTACTCGGTTTGTGAGAGACTGCAAGACGTACAAGTGGTATTCGATGAAATGGGTGAATTGGATGTCGTGTCATGGAACTCTCTGATTTCTGCATACATAAGGAATGGCGAGATTTCAGTCGCTCTTgatgtttttgaaaaaatgcCTGAAAGAAATGAGGTTTCATGGAATAGTCTGATCGGCGGGCTGGTGAGGTTTGGTTATCTTGATGATGCGCATCGGCTTTTTACCCACATGCCCAAGAGGAATCTGGTCTCATGGGTTGTTATGATCTCCGGATATGCTCAACATAGGCAGCCAATGCAAGCTTTGGTTTTGTTCTGGGAGATGCAACTACTAAACCAGGAACCGAATGCGGCAGTTCTGGTGAGCGTTCTTTCTGCCTGTTCTCAATTGGGAGCTCAGGATCATGGGGTTTGGATTCATTCTTACATTCGAAGGAACCATACAAATTTCGATTCGATTATTTCTGCCGCTCTCATTGACATGTACGCAAAATGCGGCAACATCAGTCTAGCAATGCAAGTCTTTCATTCATCCAGAGAGAATGATGTTTCTGTTTATACAGCAGCCATTTCTGGGTTGGCACTCAATGGCCAAACCGAGCAAGCACTTTTCTTCTTTGAACAAATGAAGAGTGAGGGCATTACACCGGATAGTATCTCCTTCACTGCAGTTTTGTGTGCTTGCAGCCACATGGGTTTGGTGGAGAAAGGTTTCCACTACTTCAATTCAATGCTTGATGTCCACAGGATCAAGCCAGATTTGGATCACTATGCCTGCATGGTAGATCTTCTTGGCCGTGCAGGTTTGTTGGAGGAAGCAGAAAGATTCATAGCTTGCATGCCAATAAATCCAGACCATGTAATATGGGGGGCCCTCCTTGGTGCATGCAGGATCCATGGGAATATAGAAATGGGTCAAAGGGTGGGGAGTTTTCTGATAGAATCTGATCGTGACCATGATGGACGTTACATTCTTCTTTCAAACATTTATGCAGAGTCTGGCAAAGGAGATGATGCTGAGGAAGTTATGAGAACTATgcgaaaaagaagaataaaacggGTTCCTGGGAGTAGTTTGATTGAGGTAGATGGTGTTGTTCACGAGTTTGTAGCAGGAGATAGATCCCATGACAAGACTGAAGAGATATATTTGATGTGGGAAGACATGGCTAGGGAGATAAAGAAAGTTGGGTATTCAGTAGGGACAAAAGGGGTTACGTTTgacgtagaagaagaagaaaaagaagctaTAATTGGGTACCACAGTGAAAAACTGGCTTTAGCTTTTGGATTTCTTTGCACAGAGCCCGGATCATTGCTTCGAATTGTGAAGAATATTCGGATTTGTAGGGATTGCCATTCTGCTATTAAGCATATTTCTAAGGTTTTTAAAAGGAAGATTGCAGTTAGAGATAGGAAACGGTTTCATCATTTTGAGGGAGGGTCTTGCTCGTGCATGGACTATTGGTGA
- the LOC122091912 gene encoding late embryogenesis abundant protein D-29-like, which produces MKGSSSFSCTKQGMAFVLIMMLALATSCSCIGADDERGYQEQAKDMMGTAAGKVEEKGNEAKEASDSWTEWAKDRISEGLGLKNEDTVKENAKQAYDVAGDTAKKMADKTYDNAHDAGQYGAEKAQDIKRTTEEKAGKATEMASEKAKQAKEATYEKVGDAAEMATQKARQAKEATGDHLKWATEKAKEGYDAAKNKAGETMESTKGGYDAAENKAGETMESTKEGYDATKNKARETMESTKEGYNAAKNKAGETMESTKDTVASKYDDAKHKTEQIKKNLAGNNPLDQEL; this is translated from the coding sequence ATGAAgggttcttcatcattttcttgcACGAAGCAGGGGATGGCATTTGTTCTGATAATGATGTTAGCGTTGGCAACTTCATGTAGTTGCATCGGAGCCGATGACGAAAGAGGCTACCAGGAACAAGCCAAGGATATGATGGGCACTGCAGCGGGgaaggtggaggagaaagggaatGAAGCCAAAGAGGCTTCGGACTCATGGACAGAGTGGGCAAAGGACAGGATCTCGGAGGGTCTGGGTTTGAAGAACGAAGACACCGTTAAGGAGAATGCTAAGCAAGCATACGATGTCGCTGGTGACACCGCCAAGAAGATGGCCGACAAGACTTACGACAACGCTCATGATGCTGGGCAGTACGGTGCAGAGAAGGCCCAAGACATCAAAAGAACCACCGAGGAGAAAGCGGGGAAGGCGACAGAGATGGCATCCGAGAAGGCCAAGCAAGCGAAAGAGGCGACTTACGAGAAGGTAGGGGATGCAGCGGAGATGGCGACACAGAAGGCAAGGCAGGCAAAGGAGGCCACAGGGGATCACCTGAAGTGGGCCACAGAAAAAGCCAAGGAAGGGTACGACGCGGCCAAGAACAAAGCAGGGGAGACAATGGAGAGCACAAAGGGAGGCTACGACGCGGCTGAGAACAAGGCAGGGGAGACAATGGAAAGCACCAAGGAAGGGTACGACGCCACCAAGAATAAGGCAAGGGAGACTATGGAGAGCACAAAGGAAGGGTACAACGCGGCCAAGAACAAGGCAGGGGAGACGATGGAAAGCACAAAGGACACTGTCGCCTCCAAGTACGACGATGCCAAGCACAAAACAGAACAGATTAAGAAAAACCTTGCTGGTAATAATCCACTAGACCAAGAACTTTGA